A single window of Solea solea chromosome 9, fSolSol10.1, whole genome shotgun sequence DNA harbors:
- the exoc1 gene encoding exocyst complex component 1 isoform X3 encodes MTAIKHALQRDIFTPNDERLLGIVNVCKAGKKKKNCFLCATVSTERPVQVKVVKVKKSDKGDFYKRQQTWELRDLTEVDAKDANKENPEFDLHFEKVYRWLASSTAEKNSFISCIWKLNQRYLRKKVEFVNVSSQLLEELPKAEESVPSGESQSVAGGDEDALDDYQELNTREEQDIEGMMEVCEYAISNAEAFAEQLSKELQVLDGANIQSIMASEKQVNILMQLLDEALGEVDTIEGKLSSYEEMLQSVKDQMDQISQSNRLIQISSTNNGKLLDEIQFLVNYMDLSKGHIRALQDGDLTSPKGIEACINASEALLQCMNVALRPGHDKLSAVKQQQLLFADLRDTFARRLTNHLNNVFVHQFNHFSHFKMTIPQFYRSSCLSLPGHDQSSTLSQHTAELTLPKHNPLHRDLLRYSKLMEWLKNTHREKYEGLSRTYVDYMSRLYEREIKDFFEIAKIKMAGTTKEAKGKFGLHGSSGKLTGSTSSLNKLTVQGSNSRRSQSSSLLDMGNMSASDLDVADRTKFDKIFEQVLSELEPLCLAEQDFISKFFKLQQHLTVTPPLAQPEAEETDGGMSSRVPPQAEHRHSFSSEKDLVRLMMNKIFQSIETELNSLIALGDKIDSFNSLYMLVKMSHHVWTAENVDPASYLSTTLGNVLVTVKRNFDKCISGQIRQMEEEKISKKSKVGILPFVTRFEEFAELAETIFRNAERRGDLDKAYVKLIRAVFMNVEKVANESQKTPRDVVMMENFHHIFSTLSRLKISCLDTERREAKHKYTDHLQSYVINSLGQPLEKLNHFFEGVEARVAQGVREEEVSYQLAFNKQELRKVIKEYPGKEVKKGLDNLYKKVDKHLCEEESLLQVVWHSMQDEFIRQYKHFEDLIGRCYPGSGITMEFTIQDMLEYFSSIAQSH; translated from the exons ATGACAGCCATCAAGCATGCTCTCCAGAGAGACATCTTCACTCCCAATGATGAGCGGCTCCTGGGTATAGTCAATGTTTGCAAggcaggaaaaaagaagaagaactgctTCTTGTGTGCAACAG TTAGCACAGAGAGACCTGTCCAGGTGAAAGTGGTGAAAGTGAAGAAATCAGACAAGGGGGACTTTTACAAGCGACAGCAGACCTGGGAGCTGCGAGATCTGACTGAAGTAGATGCCAAAGATGCAAACAAG gAAAACCCTGAGTTTGACCTTCATTTCGAGAAGGTATACCGGTGGCTGGCCAGTAGCACAGCTGAAAAAAACTCCTTCATTTCCTGCATCTGGAAGCTGAACCAGCGTTATCTGAGGAAGAAGGTGGAGTTTGTGAATGTCAGTTCTCAGCTGCTGGAAG AACTTCCTAAAGCGGAAG AGTCAGTTCCTAGTGGTGAGAGCCAGAGTGTTGCAGGGGGTGATGAAGATGCTTTGGATGATTACCAAGAACTCAATACTCGTGAGGAGCAGGACATCGAGGGCATGATGGAGGTGTGCGAGTATGCCATCTCCAATGCTGAGGCTTTTGCGGAGCAGCTCTCCAAGGAGCTGCAGGTTTTAGATGGG GCTAACATCCAGTCCATCATGGCATCAGAGAAGCAGGTCAATATCTTGATGCAGCTGCTGGATGAGGCACTGGGAGAGGTGGACACTATTGAGGGGAAGCTGAGCAGCTATGAGGAAATGCTGCAGAGCGTCAAAGACCAGATGGACCAGATCTCCCAGAGCAATCGCCTTATCCAGATCAGCAGCACCAACAATGGCAAACTACTGGATGAGATCCAGTTCTTAGTG AATTACATGGACCTGTCAAAAGGCCACATCAGGGCTTTACAGGATGGGGACCTGACGTCCCCAAAAGGTATTGAGGCCTGCATCAACGCCTCTGAAGCTCTTCTGCAGTGCATGAACGTGGCCTTGCGACCAG GCCACGACAAGCTCTCGGCTGTGAAGCAGCAACAGCTCCTGTTTGCAGACCTGAGAGACACCTTTGCTCGTCGCCTCACCAATCATCTCAACAATGTGTTTGTTCACCAG ttcAACCACTTCAGTCACTTCAAAATGACCATCCCTCAGTTCTATAGGTCTTCCTGTCTATCACTTCCA GGCCATGACCAGAGTTCCACTCTGTCCCAGCACACAGCAGAACTGACTCTGCCCAAACACAATCCCCTCCACAGGGACCTGTTGCGTTACTCCAAGCTCATGGAGTGGCTGAAGAACACCCACAGGGAGAAGTATGAGGGCCTGTCACGG accTATGTCGACTATATGAGTAGACTTTATGAAAGGGAAATCAAAGATTTCTTTGAGATTGCCAAGATAAAGATGGCGGGTACAACCAAGGAGGCGAAGGGCAAGTTTG GCCTTCATGGCAGCTCTGGGAAGCTGACGGGCTCTACCTCAAGCCTGAACAAGCTGACAGTGCAGGGCTCCAACAGCCGACGTTCACAGTCCTCGTCACTGTTGGACATGGGCAACATGTCTGCTTCTGATCTGGATGTTGCAGACAGGACCAAGTTTGACAAG ATATTTGAGCAAGTCCTCAGTGAGCTGGAGCCTCTTTGTCTCGCAGAACAAGACTTCATCAGCAAGTTCTTTAAACTGCAGCAGCACTTGACAGTTACACCGCCGCTTGCTCAG CCTGAAGCAGAGGAAACGGATGGAGGAATGTCGTCAAGAGTGCCTCCCCAGGCAGAACACAGACACTCCTTTTCGTCAGA GAAAGACCTAGTGCGGCTGATGATGAATAAAATCTTCCAGAGCATCGAGACTGAGCTCAACAGTCTCATTGCACTGGGTGACAAGATTGACAGTTTCAATTCTCTCTATATGCTGGTGAAAATGAGTCACCATGTTTGGACAGCGGAGAATGTTGACCCAGCCTCATACCTCAGCACTACGCTGGGAAATGTACTGGTCACTGTTAAGAGGAACTTTGACAAATGCATA TCTGGTCAGATCAGACAAATGGAGGAAGAGAAGAtttcaaagaaaagcaaagtcGGTATCCTACCATTTGTTACCAGGTTTGAGGAGTTTGCTGAGCTGGCTGAAACAATCTTCCGTAACGCAGAGCGGCGCGGGGATCTGGACAAAGCCTATGTCAAACTTATCAGGGCTGTTTTTATGAATG TGGAGAAGGTAGCAAATGAAAGCCAGAAGACTCCACGGGATGTTGTGATGATGGAGAATTTCCACCACATTTTCTCGACACTGTCACGTCTAAAGATCTCTTGCCTGGACACGGAGAGACGAGAGgctaaacacaaatacacagaccaCCTGCAGTCCTATGTAATCAACTCCCTGGGCCAGCCTCTGGAAAAACTCAAC CATTTCTTTGAAGGAGTTGAGGCACGTGTAGCCCAGGGTGTTCGTGAGGAGGAGGTGAGCTACCAGCTGGCCTTCAACAAACAAGAACTACGCAAAGTTATTAAAGAGTATCCAGGCAAAGAGGTGAAAAAGGGTCTTGACAACCTTTACAAGAAGGTGGACAAACATCTGTGTGAGGAGGAGAGTCTGCTACAG GTGGTGTGGCACTCCATGCAAGACGAGTTTATCCGCCAGTACAAGCACTTTGAAGATTTGATTGGTAGATGCTATCCAGGATCTGGAATCACCATGGAGTTTACCATACAGGACATGCTGGAGTACTTCTCCAGCATTGCTCAGTCTCATTAG
- the exoc1 gene encoding exocyst complex component 1 isoform X1: MTAIKHALQRDIFTPNDERLLGIVNVCKAGKKKKNCFLCATVSTERPVQVKVVKVKKSDKGDFYKRQQTWELRDLTEVDAKDANKENPEFDLHFEKVYRWLASSTAEKNSFISCIWKLNQRYLRKKVEFVNVSSQLLEELPKAEESVPSGESQSVAGGDEDALDDYQELNTREEQDIEGMMEVCEYAISNAEAFAEQLSKELQVLDGANIQSIMASEKQVNILMQLLDEALGEVDTIEGKLSSYEEMLQSVKDQMDQISQSNRLIQISSTNNGKLLDEIQFLVNYMDLSKGHIRALQDGDLTSPKGIEACINASEALLQCMNVALRPGHDKLSAVKQQQLLFADLRDTFARRLTNHLNNVFVHQFNHFSHFKMTIPQFYRSSCLSLPGHDQSSTLSQHTAELTLPKHNPLHRDLLRYSKLMEWLKNTHREKYEGLSRTYVDYMSRLYEREIKDFFEIAKIKMAGTTKEAKGKFATLPRKESALKQETESLHGSSGKLTGSTSSLNKLTVQGSNSRRSQSSSLLDMGNMSASDLDVADRTKFDKIFEQVLSELEPLCLAEQDFISKFFKLQQHLTVTPPLAQPEAEETDGGMSSRVPPQAEHRHSFSSEKDLVRLMMNKIFQSIETELNSLIALGDKIDSFNSLYMLVKMSHHVWTAENVDPASYLSTTLGNVLVTVKRNFDKCISGQIRQMEEEKISKKSKVGILPFVTRFEEFAELAETIFRNAERRGDLDKAYVKLIRAVFMNVEKVANESQKTPRDVVMMENFHHIFSTLSRLKISCLDTERREAKHKYTDHLQSYVINSLGQPLEKLNHFFEGVEARVAQGVREEEVSYQLAFNKQELRKVIKEYPGKEVKKGLDNLYKKVDKHLCEEESLLQVVWHSMQDEFIRQYKHFEDLIGRCYPGSGITMEFTIQDMLEYFSSIAQSH, from the exons ATGACAGCCATCAAGCATGCTCTCCAGAGAGACATCTTCACTCCCAATGATGAGCGGCTCCTGGGTATAGTCAATGTTTGCAAggcaggaaaaaagaagaagaactgctTCTTGTGTGCAACAG TTAGCACAGAGAGACCTGTCCAGGTGAAAGTGGTGAAAGTGAAGAAATCAGACAAGGGGGACTTTTACAAGCGACAGCAGACCTGGGAGCTGCGAGATCTGACTGAAGTAGATGCCAAAGATGCAAACAAG gAAAACCCTGAGTTTGACCTTCATTTCGAGAAGGTATACCGGTGGCTGGCCAGTAGCACAGCTGAAAAAAACTCCTTCATTTCCTGCATCTGGAAGCTGAACCAGCGTTATCTGAGGAAGAAGGTGGAGTTTGTGAATGTCAGTTCTCAGCTGCTGGAAG AACTTCCTAAAGCGGAAG AGTCAGTTCCTAGTGGTGAGAGCCAGAGTGTTGCAGGGGGTGATGAAGATGCTTTGGATGATTACCAAGAACTCAATACTCGTGAGGAGCAGGACATCGAGGGCATGATGGAGGTGTGCGAGTATGCCATCTCCAATGCTGAGGCTTTTGCGGAGCAGCTCTCCAAGGAGCTGCAGGTTTTAGATGGG GCTAACATCCAGTCCATCATGGCATCAGAGAAGCAGGTCAATATCTTGATGCAGCTGCTGGATGAGGCACTGGGAGAGGTGGACACTATTGAGGGGAAGCTGAGCAGCTATGAGGAAATGCTGCAGAGCGTCAAAGACCAGATGGACCAGATCTCCCAGAGCAATCGCCTTATCCAGATCAGCAGCACCAACAATGGCAAACTACTGGATGAGATCCAGTTCTTAGTG AATTACATGGACCTGTCAAAAGGCCACATCAGGGCTTTACAGGATGGGGACCTGACGTCCCCAAAAGGTATTGAGGCCTGCATCAACGCCTCTGAAGCTCTTCTGCAGTGCATGAACGTGGCCTTGCGACCAG GCCACGACAAGCTCTCGGCTGTGAAGCAGCAACAGCTCCTGTTTGCAGACCTGAGAGACACCTTTGCTCGTCGCCTCACCAATCATCTCAACAATGTGTTTGTTCACCAG ttcAACCACTTCAGTCACTTCAAAATGACCATCCCTCAGTTCTATAGGTCTTCCTGTCTATCACTTCCA GGCCATGACCAGAGTTCCACTCTGTCCCAGCACACAGCAGAACTGACTCTGCCCAAACACAATCCCCTCCACAGGGACCTGTTGCGTTACTCCAAGCTCATGGAGTGGCTGAAGAACACCCACAGGGAGAAGTATGAGGGCCTGTCACGG accTATGTCGACTATATGAGTAGACTTTATGAAAGGGAAATCAAAGATTTCTTTGAGATTGCCAAGATAAAGATGGCGGGTACAACCAAGGAGGCGAAGGGCAAGTTTG CCACGCTTCCGCGGAAAGAAAGTGCactcaaacaggaaacagaaa GCCTTCATGGCAGCTCTGGGAAGCTGACGGGCTCTACCTCAAGCCTGAACAAGCTGACAGTGCAGGGCTCCAACAGCCGACGTTCACAGTCCTCGTCACTGTTGGACATGGGCAACATGTCTGCTTCTGATCTGGATGTTGCAGACAGGACCAAGTTTGACAAG ATATTTGAGCAAGTCCTCAGTGAGCTGGAGCCTCTTTGTCTCGCAGAACAAGACTTCATCAGCAAGTTCTTTAAACTGCAGCAGCACTTGACAGTTACACCGCCGCTTGCTCAG CCTGAAGCAGAGGAAACGGATGGAGGAATGTCGTCAAGAGTGCCTCCCCAGGCAGAACACAGACACTCCTTTTCGTCAGA GAAAGACCTAGTGCGGCTGATGATGAATAAAATCTTCCAGAGCATCGAGACTGAGCTCAACAGTCTCATTGCACTGGGTGACAAGATTGACAGTTTCAATTCTCTCTATATGCTGGTGAAAATGAGTCACCATGTTTGGACAGCGGAGAATGTTGACCCAGCCTCATACCTCAGCACTACGCTGGGAAATGTACTGGTCACTGTTAAGAGGAACTTTGACAAATGCATA TCTGGTCAGATCAGACAAATGGAGGAAGAGAAGAtttcaaagaaaagcaaagtcGGTATCCTACCATTTGTTACCAGGTTTGAGGAGTTTGCTGAGCTGGCTGAAACAATCTTCCGTAACGCAGAGCGGCGCGGGGATCTGGACAAAGCCTATGTCAAACTTATCAGGGCTGTTTTTATGAATG TGGAGAAGGTAGCAAATGAAAGCCAGAAGACTCCACGGGATGTTGTGATGATGGAGAATTTCCACCACATTTTCTCGACACTGTCACGTCTAAAGATCTCTTGCCTGGACACGGAGAGACGAGAGgctaaacacaaatacacagaccaCCTGCAGTCCTATGTAATCAACTCCCTGGGCCAGCCTCTGGAAAAACTCAAC CATTTCTTTGAAGGAGTTGAGGCACGTGTAGCCCAGGGTGTTCGTGAGGAGGAGGTGAGCTACCAGCTGGCCTTCAACAAACAAGAACTACGCAAAGTTATTAAAGAGTATCCAGGCAAAGAGGTGAAAAAGGGTCTTGACAACCTTTACAAGAAGGTGGACAAACATCTGTGTGAGGAGGAGAGTCTGCTACAG GTGGTGTGGCACTCCATGCAAGACGAGTTTATCCGCCAGTACAAGCACTTTGAAGATTTGATTGGTAGATGCTATCCAGGATCTGGAATCACCATGGAGTTTACCATACAGGACATGCTGGAGTACTTCTCCAGCATTGCTCAGTCTCATTAG
- the exoc1 gene encoding exocyst complex component 1 isoform X6 has product MTAIKHALQRDIFTPNDERLLGIVNVCKAGKKKKNCFLCATVSTERPVQVKVVKVKKSDKGDFYKRQQTWELRDLTEVDAKDANKENPEFDLHFEKVYRWLASSTAEKNSFISCIWKLNQRYLRKKVEFVNVSSQLLEESVPSGESQSVAGGDEDALDDYQELNTREEQDIEGMMEVCEYAISNAEAFAEQLSKELQVLDGANIQSIMASEKQVNILMQLLDEALGEVDTIEGKLSSYEEMLQSVKDQMDQISQSNRLIQISSTNNGKLLDEIQFLVNYMDLSKGHIRALQDGDLTSPKGIEACINASEALLQCMNVALRPGHDKLSAVKQQQLLFADLRDTFARRLTNHLNNVFVHQGHDQSSTLSQHTAELTLPKHNPLHRDLLRYSKLMEWLKNTHREKYEGLSRTYVDYMSRLYEREIKDFFEIAKIKMAGTTKEAKGKFGLHGSSGKLTGSTSSLNKLTVQGSNSRRSQSSSLLDMGNMSASDLDVADRTKFDKIFEQVLSELEPLCLAEQDFISKFFKLQQHLTVTPPLAQPEAEETDGGMSSRVPPQAEHRHSFSSEKDLVRLMMNKIFQSIETELNSLIALGDKIDSFNSLYMLVKMSHHVWTAENVDPASYLSTTLGNVLVTVKRNFDKCISGQIRQMEEEKISKKSKVGILPFVTRFEEFAELAETIFRNAERRGDLDKAYVKLIRAVFMNVEKVANESQKTPRDVVMMENFHHIFSTLSRLKISCLDTERREAKHKYTDHLQSYVINSLGQPLEKLNHFFEGVEARVAQGVREEEVSYQLAFNKQELRKVIKEYPGKEVKKGLDNLYKKVDKHLCEEESLLQVVWHSMQDEFIRQYKHFEDLIGRCYPGSGITMEFTIQDMLEYFSSIAQSH; this is encoded by the exons ATGACAGCCATCAAGCATGCTCTCCAGAGAGACATCTTCACTCCCAATGATGAGCGGCTCCTGGGTATAGTCAATGTTTGCAAggcaggaaaaaagaagaagaactgctTCTTGTGTGCAACAG TTAGCACAGAGAGACCTGTCCAGGTGAAAGTGGTGAAAGTGAAGAAATCAGACAAGGGGGACTTTTACAAGCGACAGCAGACCTGGGAGCTGCGAGATCTGACTGAAGTAGATGCCAAAGATGCAAACAAG gAAAACCCTGAGTTTGACCTTCATTTCGAGAAGGTATACCGGTGGCTGGCCAGTAGCACAGCTGAAAAAAACTCCTTCATTTCCTGCATCTGGAAGCTGAACCAGCGTTATCTGAGGAAGAAGGTGGAGTTTGTGAATGTCAGTTCTCAGCTGCTGGAAG AGTCAGTTCCTAGTGGTGAGAGCCAGAGTGTTGCAGGGGGTGATGAAGATGCTTTGGATGATTACCAAGAACTCAATACTCGTGAGGAGCAGGACATCGAGGGCATGATGGAGGTGTGCGAGTATGCCATCTCCAATGCTGAGGCTTTTGCGGAGCAGCTCTCCAAGGAGCTGCAGGTTTTAGATGGG GCTAACATCCAGTCCATCATGGCATCAGAGAAGCAGGTCAATATCTTGATGCAGCTGCTGGATGAGGCACTGGGAGAGGTGGACACTATTGAGGGGAAGCTGAGCAGCTATGAGGAAATGCTGCAGAGCGTCAAAGACCAGATGGACCAGATCTCCCAGAGCAATCGCCTTATCCAGATCAGCAGCACCAACAATGGCAAACTACTGGATGAGATCCAGTTCTTAGTG AATTACATGGACCTGTCAAAAGGCCACATCAGGGCTTTACAGGATGGGGACCTGACGTCCCCAAAAGGTATTGAGGCCTGCATCAACGCCTCTGAAGCTCTTCTGCAGTGCATGAACGTGGCCTTGCGACCAG GCCACGACAAGCTCTCGGCTGTGAAGCAGCAACAGCTCCTGTTTGCAGACCTGAGAGACACCTTTGCTCGTCGCCTCACCAATCATCTCAACAATGTGTTTGTTCACCAG GGCCATGACCAGAGTTCCACTCTGTCCCAGCACACAGCAGAACTGACTCTGCCCAAACACAATCCCCTCCACAGGGACCTGTTGCGTTACTCCAAGCTCATGGAGTGGCTGAAGAACACCCACAGGGAGAAGTATGAGGGCCTGTCACGG accTATGTCGACTATATGAGTAGACTTTATGAAAGGGAAATCAAAGATTTCTTTGAGATTGCCAAGATAAAGATGGCGGGTACAACCAAGGAGGCGAAGGGCAAGTTTG GCCTTCATGGCAGCTCTGGGAAGCTGACGGGCTCTACCTCAAGCCTGAACAAGCTGACAGTGCAGGGCTCCAACAGCCGACGTTCACAGTCCTCGTCACTGTTGGACATGGGCAACATGTCTGCTTCTGATCTGGATGTTGCAGACAGGACCAAGTTTGACAAG ATATTTGAGCAAGTCCTCAGTGAGCTGGAGCCTCTTTGTCTCGCAGAACAAGACTTCATCAGCAAGTTCTTTAAACTGCAGCAGCACTTGACAGTTACACCGCCGCTTGCTCAG CCTGAAGCAGAGGAAACGGATGGAGGAATGTCGTCAAGAGTGCCTCCCCAGGCAGAACACAGACACTCCTTTTCGTCAGA GAAAGACCTAGTGCGGCTGATGATGAATAAAATCTTCCAGAGCATCGAGACTGAGCTCAACAGTCTCATTGCACTGGGTGACAAGATTGACAGTTTCAATTCTCTCTATATGCTGGTGAAAATGAGTCACCATGTTTGGACAGCGGAGAATGTTGACCCAGCCTCATACCTCAGCACTACGCTGGGAAATGTACTGGTCACTGTTAAGAGGAACTTTGACAAATGCATA TCTGGTCAGATCAGACAAATGGAGGAAGAGAAGAtttcaaagaaaagcaaagtcGGTATCCTACCATTTGTTACCAGGTTTGAGGAGTTTGCTGAGCTGGCTGAAACAATCTTCCGTAACGCAGAGCGGCGCGGGGATCTGGACAAAGCCTATGTCAAACTTATCAGGGCTGTTTTTATGAATG TGGAGAAGGTAGCAAATGAAAGCCAGAAGACTCCACGGGATGTTGTGATGATGGAGAATTTCCACCACATTTTCTCGACACTGTCACGTCTAAAGATCTCTTGCCTGGACACGGAGAGACGAGAGgctaaacacaaatacacagaccaCCTGCAGTCCTATGTAATCAACTCCCTGGGCCAGCCTCTGGAAAAACTCAAC CATTTCTTTGAAGGAGTTGAGGCACGTGTAGCCCAGGGTGTTCGTGAGGAGGAGGTGAGCTACCAGCTGGCCTTCAACAAACAAGAACTACGCAAAGTTATTAAAGAGTATCCAGGCAAAGAGGTGAAAAAGGGTCTTGACAACCTTTACAAGAAGGTGGACAAACATCTGTGTGAGGAGGAGAGTCTGCTACAG GTGGTGTGGCACTCCATGCAAGACGAGTTTATCCGCCAGTACAAGCACTTTGAAGATTTGATTGGTAGATGCTATCCAGGATCTGGAATCACCATGGAGTTTACCATACAGGACATGCTGGAGTACTTCTCCAGCATTGCTCAGTCTCATTAG
- the exoc1 gene encoding exocyst complex component 1 isoform X5 has protein sequence MTAIKHALQRDIFTPNDERLLGIVNVCKAGKKKKNCFLCATVSTERPVQVKVVKVKKSDKGDFYKRQQTWELRDLTEVDAKDANKENPEFDLHFEKVYRWLASSTAEKNSFISCIWKLNQRYLRKKVEFVNVSSQLLEESVPSGESQSVAGGDEDALDDYQELNTREEQDIEGMMEVCEYAISNAEAFAEQLSKELQVLDGANIQSIMASEKQVNILMQLLDEALGEVDTIEGKLSSYEEMLQSVKDQMDQISQSNRLIQISSTNNGKLLDEIQFLVNYMDLSKGHIRALQDGDLTSPKGIEACINASEALLQCMNVALRPGHDKLSAVKQQQLLFADLRDTFARRLTNHLNNVFVHQGHDQSSTLSQHTAELTLPKHNPLHRDLLRYSKLMEWLKNTHREKYEGLSRTYVDYMSRLYEREIKDFFEIAKIKMAGTTKEAKGKFATLPRKESALKQETESLHGSSGKLTGSTSSLNKLTVQGSNSRRSQSSSLLDMGNMSASDLDVADRTKFDKIFEQVLSELEPLCLAEQDFISKFFKLQQHLTVTPPLAQPEAEETDGGMSSRVPPQAEHRHSFSSEKDLVRLMMNKIFQSIETELNSLIALGDKIDSFNSLYMLVKMSHHVWTAENVDPASYLSTTLGNVLVTVKRNFDKCISGQIRQMEEEKISKKSKVGILPFVTRFEEFAELAETIFRNAERRGDLDKAYVKLIRAVFMNVEKVANESQKTPRDVVMMENFHHIFSTLSRLKISCLDTERREAKHKYTDHLQSYVINSLGQPLEKLNHFFEGVEARVAQGVREEEVSYQLAFNKQELRKVIKEYPGKEVKKGLDNLYKKVDKHLCEEESLLQVVWHSMQDEFIRQYKHFEDLIGRCYPGSGITMEFTIQDMLEYFSSIAQSH, from the exons ATGACAGCCATCAAGCATGCTCTCCAGAGAGACATCTTCACTCCCAATGATGAGCGGCTCCTGGGTATAGTCAATGTTTGCAAggcaggaaaaaagaagaagaactgctTCTTGTGTGCAACAG TTAGCACAGAGAGACCTGTCCAGGTGAAAGTGGTGAAAGTGAAGAAATCAGACAAGGGGGACTTTTACAAGCGACAGCAGACCTGGGAGCTGCGAGATCTGACTGAAGTAGATGCCAAAGATGCAAACAAG gAAAACCCTGAGTTTGACCTTCATTTCGAGAAGGTATACCGGTGGCTGGCCAGTAGCACAGCTGAAAAAAACTCCTTCATTTCCTGCATCTGGAAGCTGAACCAGCGTTATCTGAGGAAGAAGGTGGAGTTTGTGAATGTCAGTTCTCAGCTGCTGGAAG AGTCAGTTCCTAGTGGTGAGAGCCAGAGTGTTGCAGGGGGTGATGAAGATGCTTTGGATGATTACCAAGAACTCAATACTCGTGAGGAGCAGGACATCGAGGGCATGATGGAGGTGTGCGAGTATGCCATCTCCAATGCTGAGGCTTTTGCGGAGCAGCTCTCCAAGGAGCTGCAGGTTTTAGATGGG GCTAACATCCAGTCCATCATGGCATCAGAGAAGCAGGTCAATATCTTGATGCAGCTGCTGGATGAGGCACTGGGAGAGGTGGACACTATTGAGGGGAAGCTGAGCAGCTATGAGGAAATGCTGCAGAGCGTCAAAGACCAGATGGACCAGATCTCCCAGAGCAATCGCCTTATCCAGATCAGCAGCACCAACAATGGCAAACTACTGGATGAGATCCAGTTCTTAGTG AATTACATGGACCTGTCAAAAGGCCACATCAGGGCTTTACAGGATGGGGACCTGACGTCCCCAAAAGGTATTGAGGCCTGCATCAACGCCTCTGAAGCTCTTCTGCAGTGCATGAACGTGGCCTTGCGACCAG GCCACGACAAGCTCTCGGCTGTGAAGCAGCAACAGCTCCTGTTTGCAGACCTGAGAGACACCTTTGCTCGTCGCCTCACCAATCATCTCAACAATGTGTTTGTTCACCAG GGCCATGACCAGAGTTCCACTCTGTCCCAGCACACAGCAGAACTGACTCTGCCCAAACACAATCCCCTCCACAGGGACCTGTTGCGTTACTCCAAGCTCATGGAGTGGCTGAAGAACACCCACAGGGAGAAGTATGAGGGCCTGTCACGG accTATGTCGACTATATGAGTAGACTTTATGAAAGGGAAATCAAAGATTTCTTTGAGATTGCCAAGATAAAGATGGCGGGTACAACCAAGGAGGCGAAGGGCAAGTTTG CCACGCTTCCGCGGAAAGAAAGTGCactcaaacaggaaacagaaa GCCTTCATGGCAGCTCTGGGAAGCTGACGGGCTCTACCTCAAGCCTGAACAAGCTGACAGTGCAGGGCTCCAACAGCCGACGTTCACAGTCCTCGTCACTGTTGGACATGGGCAACATGTCTGCTTCTGATCTGGATGTTGCAGACAGGACCAAGTTTGACAAG ATATTTGAGCAAGTCCTCAGTGAGCTGGAGCCTCTTTGTCTCGCAGAACAAGACTTCATCAGCAAGTTCTTTAAACTGCAGCAGCACTTGACAGTTACACCGCCGCTTGCTCAG CCTGAAGCAGAGGAAACGGATGGAGGAATGTCGTCAAGAGTGCCTCCCCAGGCAGAACACAGACACTCCTTTTCGTCAGA GAAAGACCTAGTGCGGCTGATGATGAATAAAATCTTCCAGAGCATCGAGACTGAGCTCAACAGTCTCATTGCACTGGGTGACAAGATTGACAGTTTCAATTCTCTCTATATGCTGGTGAAAATGAGTCACCATGTTTGGACAGCGGAGAATGTTGACCCAGCCTCATACCTCAGCACTACGCTGGGAAATGTACTGGTCACTGTTAAGAGGAACTTTGACAAATGCATA TCTGGTCAGATCAGACAAATGGAGGAAGAGAAGAtttcaaagaaaagcaaagtcGGTATCCTACCATTTGTTACCAGGTTTGAGGAGTTTGCTGAGCTGGCTGAAACAATCTTCCGTAACGCAGAGCGGCGCGGGGATCTGGACAAAGCCTATGTCAAACTTATCAGGGCTGTTTTTATGAATG TGGAGAAGGTAGCAAATGAAAGCCAGAAGACTCCACGGGATGTTGTGATGATGGAGAATTTCCACCACATTTTCTCGACACTGTCACGTCTAAAGATCTCTTGCCTGGACACGGAGAGACGAGAGgctaaacacaaatacacagaccaCCTGCAGTCCTATGTAATCAACTCCCTGGGCCAGCCTCTGGAAAAACTCAAC CATTTCTTTGAAGGAGTTGAGGCACGTGTAGCCCAGGGTGTTCGTGAGGAGGAGGTGAGCTACCAGCTGGCCTTCAACAAACAAGAACTACGCAAAGTTATTAAAGAGTATCCAGGCAAAGAGGTGAAAAAGGGTCTTGACAACCTTTACAAGAAGGTGGACAAACATCTGTGTGAGGAGGAGAGTCTGCTACAG GTGGTGTGGCACTCCATGCAAGACGAGTTTATCCGCCAGTACAAGCACTTTGAAGATTTGATTGGTAGATGCTATCCAGGATCTGGAATCACCATGGAGTTTACCATACAGGACATGCTGGAGTACTTCTCCAGCATTGCTCAGTCTCATTAG